The following nucleotide sequence is from Cytobacillus sp. IB215665.
TTTGGCATTGAGCTCCTCAACTGCAACCTTTACGACAGCTTCGTTATTCATTCCTTCTTTTAAAAAAACATCTACATTAAAGTTAGACTGAATCTTTAACATTCCTTTATAACCCTTTGTCCCCCATACTTGATCATTAACTGTATCAGGTACGAGAAGACCAACATTGTTAATCTTATTGCCCTCTGAATTCTCACATCCTGCAATCATGAAAATATAAAGGAAAATGATTACTGTTAACAACTTAGGCATTTACAGCAACTCCTTTAGCGACATAGGTGTAGTACTATTTATTCACTTCTATGTAACTAGTATATAAACTTGAATTTATTTTACTTGATTACTATGTAAAATTAATCATACTAACTCTTATTTTACCTTGACGTTTGCTCATTTGTAAAAGGGGAATTTTTTTACAATTACTAAATAAAATGTTTCATTAATTTTTTTGTGTGTGCTTTCTGCTTCTTAATTCCTTCACCTATTGTCGTTTGTGGATAAAAGTTTAATAATTGCCTTACCTTTGTCGTATCTAATGTTGGGCATTTATACTCATTTCTCAAAGATGATTCTTGTTCATAAATTAACTTATAACCATTAAACCATTCACTTTCATTACCGCTCGCAAAATGTATAATTTCATTTGATATCTTATTTGACCCAAGAACATATAAACTATTTAACACATCATTAATATATAAAACATCACTAGTGTCTTCGTGTATAGTGGGCTGATCTGAGTGGAGATCAGTAGTTAGAATCCCATGCTGAAACACCATATTCATAGGTTGCCACGGTCCATATAACGTTGGTAAACGGACAATAATGTATGGAAATTCTAGATCATTTCCTTTGTTCATCACTAATATTTCTTCACGATGGTGTAATAATCCGTTCAATGATTTAGGTGTTGGTTCTGTTTCTTCATTAATTATTTGCTCATTACGATTAAACATATCAAGTGTAGATATGAGGATTAATTTACATTTGTGCCGAGCACAAAAATTAATAACATTCGTTAATAAAGTGAGTGACTTCTCTAAATACTTATGTTGATTAAATACACTTTTTATATGAATCGTTGGATCAAACAAGCAATAATATATAGCGGAGCTTGTGTTAAAATCGCCTTTGCTAATTAATGATGAATCCTCTTCAAGCTCAAGTAAATGAAAATTAGCATTTCTACCAATGTGCAACATTTTTTGTTCGAGAAGTTTATCGTGCTTTTCAATTAGAGGGTTTCTTATGCCTATTACTTCCGTCCCTTCTTCCAGAAGGTGACAGCTAAGATTGAATCCAACAAAACCCATCGCACCGAATACAA
It contains:
- a CDS encoding NAD(P)-dependent oxidoreductase, whose translation is MKQAIVFGAMGFVGFNLSCHLLEEGTEVIGIRNPLIEKHDKLLEQKMLHIGRNANFHLLELEEDSSLISKGDFNTSSAIYYCLFDPTIHIKSVFNQHKYLEKSLTLLTNVINFCARHKCKLILISTLDMFNRNEQIINEETEPTPKSLNGLLHHREEILVMNKGNDLEFPYIIVRLPTLYGPWQPMNMVFQHGILTTDLHSDQPTIHEDTSDVLYINDVLNSLYVLGSNKISNEIIHFASGNESEWFNGYKLIYEQESSLRNEYKCPTLDTTKVRQLLNFYPQTTIGEGIKKQKAHTKKLMKHFI